GTTTTGTAAACATTCAACCATCACGTTAAACACTTTTCTTTTAATGGAGGCTTCCTCGCCGAAAGCATCCATGTTGCGTTCTGCCATTGCCAAGACCGATTTGGTTATCTCTTGGGTAAACTCGCCTTCGTATACCAAAATCAGGTTTTGCCTAAGCATTATCCTGTGCAAATCATAAATATATTTCATTGCATATCAAGTTTGCATTGCAAGGTTTTTTCAGTTATAACAACGATGGAAATCGCAAAAAGTACCTTACATGTATTTTGTGGCTCAATTTAGTACTTTTTAGCTATTTCACACCCTATCATTTAAAATTTAATTCCTATCAGAAGTACATCGTCTGTTTGCATGTGCCCGTTGCGCCACTTCTCAAAGGCATTGTCAAATATACGACGTATCTCGTGCATGGGTTTTTCATGGTTTTGAGCAATAATCTCCCTGATTTGACGCGGTGAGAACTTCTTGTTTTCGGGGCCGCCAAACTGGTCGGGCAGGCCGTCTGAAAACAGATAGATAGAATCTCCTTTGGACACCGTAAACTCATGGCTGCTAAAGCCAATGCGGTTGCGGATTTGTCCGCCGCCTACCGGGAATTTATCGCCTTTTTGTACGTGTAACTCTCCGTTGATTACATAATACAACGGACGATGTGCGCCGGCGTACTGCACTTTGCGGGAAACCAGATTGATTTTACAAAGTGCTATATCCATACCATCACGCGTAGTGGCGTTTACGTCTTGCCGCAGTGTGCGAGTTACGCCATCGTTCAAAAGGTCTAATATTTGGCCTACATCGGTTGTATTTTGTGTATTGACTACATCGTTCAGGATAAAATAACCAATCAGCGAAATTAGCGCTCCGGGTACGCCGTGCCCGGTACAATCTACTGCGGCTATGTATATATCGTTCCCTTTTTGCAAGAACCAAGGGAAGTCGCCGCTTACCACATCGCGCGGACGGTAGTAAATAAACGAATTGGGCAGTACTTTTTGGATAGTGGCTGTATCGGGCAAAATAGCGCTCTGAATACGCTTGGCGTAGTTGATACTTTCCGTAATCTTACGGTTAATGGAAAGTATCTCCATTTCCGCTTCCTTAATTTCCGTGATATCATGCGACACAATCAGCACTGACTCGATGTCTTTGTTCTCATTCTGTTCAGGAATAGCATTTACCTGCATGATTCTATTACCCGACAGAGAGGGGAACGGCATTTCAGTTTTTACGATTTTGTTAGCCGAAATGGCATTGTGCAGCAGTTGTGCCCACTGATGAATCAGTTCTTCATCGAGTCCTGTTTCCTGAATGCGCTTGCCGAGAAGCTCGGATGGGGTTTTACCTGTGTAAGAGGTAATAACGGGGTTAATATAAAACAACTTACCCTCCGGATTAATCCTTGTAATCAGGTCGGGAGAATTTTCGGAAAGTGCCTGCATTTGACCACGCATACGTGCTTCGCGCTCGGCTAACCTGCGTTCGGTGATATCACGGTAATTAACTACGATACCTCTGATAGCAGGGTCTGACAGAAGGTTATTGCCTGTTGCCTCGAGCCAAATGGCATCGCCATTTTTTTGTAGATACTCGAACTGTACCATTACCTTTTCATCAGGGTTTTCCAATAAGTCGCGGAACATTTGGCGGGCAATGGCTACACTGTTCGGATGTACATATACGATATCGTTGATACCTATCATCTCATCCTGCGTATAGCCGAGAATGGCTTCTACCGAAGGACTGATATAGCGAATGTAACCATCTTCTTCATAGATGGTAATTACCTCAGAAGCATTCTCGAGCAATAATTGCATCCGTTTTTGTGAACGGTTTACTTCTTGTACCTGTTCTTCCAATTGGGCATTTGTGCGGCGCAACTCTTCCTGCGTTGCTTCCATGATAATGGCATTTTCGCGCAGTGTTTTTTGCCTTGCCTGTAATTCCTCACTCATCTGTTGTGCCTCAGCAAGCAGGCGAAGGGTGCGCTCATTAACCTTGATATTGAAGATGGTTCGCGCTGTGATGGCGCTGATTTCTTCAACAAACTTAATTTCTACTTCTTTAAACCGCTCGAAGCCGGCTAATTCTATAACCCCGTAAACCGTTTCGTTGGTAATTAAAGGTACAATCAATAAACACTCGGGTTTACGGTCGCCCAGAATACCGGAGGAAATGGTCATGTAATGCGAGGGTATTTCTGTCCGCAGGATAGTGTCTTGCTCGATGGCTGCCTGACCTATCAAACCTTCCCCTATGCGAAACGTACTTTTCAGGTATTTGCGCTTAGCATACGCATAAGAGGCCGTCAGCTCGATGAGTTGTTCGCCGTCAGGCTGCTCATTGACCACATAAAAAGCCCCCTGCACTGCTCCGACTTTCTGTACGATGTAGGCTATTACTTCATAACCGACT
The Rhodoflexus caldus genome window above contains:
- a CDS encoding PAS domain S-box protein, whose amino-acid sequence is MFNEIKIGSKISILLLGVVTIVIFSVTFLSYRFGKDSFEQGFLQSLNLKSSVIGSQLDDMFEQLEYNLRMIQSSNRILQSLMQASAINNVDSAYFAIEKRLNDYLVPIQEIYGYNNILLLNSQGLIVYKTNKNLDNLLVGENFPDYDQIKFNASKKIYYGAITKISEKRALLNVAIPVFDFDEKIIGHVIAEFDMAKVYRLTSDTLGLGNTGEVILSKLSGNKLDYINKPRLSSFPLLTQSSIIDESNPDPIYLAALGESGFGVLQDYRDKKALAVWRHLPRVEWGLTVKMDQEELDKQLDVLLLSFLFAAVFILLVAFAVSLIFSNYLTAPLQSLKATLGLVAQGILPEKVAMQSHDEIGEMAAAVGNLVGTLKNHANFARHIGEGRYDIAFQPAGPDDMLGNALITMRDNIQRAEQRDDERNWIISGVAEVGQILRSGNRLEEVGYEVIAYIVQKVGAVQGAFYVVNEQPDGEQLIELTASYAYAKRKYLKSTFRIGEGLIGQAAIEQDTILRTEIPSHYMTISSGILGDRKPECLLIVPLITNETVYGVIELAGFERFKEVEIKFVEEISAITARTIFNIKVNERTLRLLAEAQQMSEELQARQKTLRENAIIMEATQEELRRTNAQLEEQVQEVNRSQKRMQLLLENASEVITIYEEDGYIRYISPSVEAILGYTQDEMIGINDIVYVHPNSVAIARQMFRDLLENPDEKVMVQFEYLQKNGDAIWLEATGNNLLSDPAIRGIVVNYRDITERRLAEREARMRGQMQALSENSPDLITRINPEGKLFYINPVITSYTGKTPSELLGKRIQETGLDEELIHQWAQLLHNAISANKIVKTEMPFPSLSGNRIMQVNAIPEQNENKDIESVLIVSHDITEIKEAEMEILSINRKITESINYAKRIQSAILPDTATIQKVLPNSFIYYRPRDVVSGDFPWFLQKGNDIYIAAVDCTGHGVPGALISLIGYFILNDVVNTQNTTDVGQILDLLNDGVTRTLRQDVNATTRDGMDIALCKINLVSRKVQYAGAHRPLYYVINGELHVQKGDKFPVGGGQIRNRIGFSSHEFTVSKGDSIYLFSDGLPDQFGGPENKKFSPRQIREIIAQNHEKPMHEIRRIFDNAFEKWRNGHMQTDDVLLIGIKF